The Dongia rigui genome includes the window CGCCGTGCTGGATGCCGTGGCACGGCTCGGCATACCGCATGCCCGCAGCACGAGCGCCCCTTGTGTCAGCGTCAGCATCGGCGCCGCCATCCTGCCGACAGAAGCCAGCACCCGCATCACCCCCGCCCAGCTCAGCGCCCAAGCCGACGCCGCCCTCTACCGCGCCAAGGCGAACGGCCGGAACCAGGCCGTGATCAGCGATGGCGAGGAAGCCTGGGCAGCCCCCGCCCGCCATGCCGCCCCACCAGCGCCAGATAGCGGCGCCCTCTCAACAACGATGCCCACGCAAGCCCTGCAACCGCGCACGACGTGACGGGGCGAGGGTGGCGACAAGCGCGAAAAAGAAGAAGCAAAGCCTCACGCCCCTCCCCAGCGCCAGTACCGGCGAAACGTGCCGATGTCGGCCGCCATTTCGGCAAGACCTTCCGCTTCTACCTGGGTGAGTGCTGAGCCGATGTCAGCTTCAATGAGAATCACGGACGCAGACTGAATTTATGATGCACGTCTTAGACAATGGGTGGATATCATTTTGTTGGAACAGAAATGGCTGCGACAAAATCAAAATCGACACTTTCTGATGCTTCACGCTGCGCCGTGGGTCGCGCGCCTACTCACCCGGGAGTAATCTTAAAGCACGAAGCCTTGGACGTGCGGATTCTTTCGCAGCAAGAACTCGCTGCCTCCATGAACTCTCTAGGCTCACCGTTAATGAGCTAATTAAAGGAAAGCGTGAAAATAAAAGAAAGCAGGCATGTAGGCTGGAACGGCTAACCGATATCCGTACAGAGACTTGCCTAGAAATGCAGCGCGGCTTCAATCTCCGGCACGCGGCAAATCAGTAAACCGAAGTGCTTGCTGTTATCATACATTTAGAGCAGTCATGATACAAAGAGGCTGCGGTCGCAGACCCGCTCGTGGTTTAGTACGCTGTGCGAAAGCACTATGCCAACTTCACCTTAGACTGCTCTGCGAGATCGTCTATTCAAGTTCAAGTCGGACCTTCTCTCGTGCGGCGTTAATAGTATCTACTGCCTTCTGTCGACATGGAGGTAATGGCCCACATGTAGAGATCAGGTCCGCAGCCTGCACTAAAATCGAGTCTTGATATCGAATGATTTCTGCCAGCGCCCCACTCTTATCGGAAGACGCGCCAGTTTCCGATCCTCCAAACAAACCTGATATTACAATGCCCGCTAAAATAACCAGCACGGCAAGTAAGCCAACCTTCCAATCTCGACGAACACGTTCCATAGGATTAATTGGGGAGGTCGCAACGAACCTCCTTATATCTCTTGCAAGACTAATCAATTTAGCGCTGGCATCCTGAAGAGACGAAGGATTCACTGCACCTTGGTCTGCATTGTCATTGACGTTCATCTGCCTCACCATCAGCCGTTAAGCGGGGCGCTGCGAGCGCTGGATCACTCGGCAGGCTCGCGACCCTAGGCGCATGCCCTGTCTCGATACCCCTCGTTGAGGAAAAGAACTGTTCAACAATTCGATTGGCCGCTTCAATCTCTTCGAGAATTCCCCGGAACGCTGCTTCGTCTCCGACCCTGGGTTGAAGATCCCGGACTCGCGACTTTATAGCATCATTTACGGATTGCACTGTAGCGGCGTAAGCTCGGATTTGGGTGTCAACCACTCGTCTCGCCGCGTCATTTCCGACCACCTCAGGGGCATCAGCAATTGGTTTGATGAAGTTTGCGAAGCTCTTGGTAAGGGCGTGCAGATAGTCAAGGACACTAACAAGGGTGCGAACATCATCCTTTGCACTTTGTCTCTTCGACAACTCAGAAATTGAATTTGTTACGTCGATGATAGAATCGACTTTCTTTTCGACTTCCGCGTAATGCTCCGATCGCGCATCAAAGGAAATAAGGTAGGTAAAGGCAATAATCATCGCCTGCGCCAGCCCTTTGATCGCGACATTCGCGACGTCACTGTCCAACTTGAACTGAGGCCAATCTAGAACAAAGAGCACCCCCAGCAGCACGAGCCATACAACCACCAAAAAGATTCTCATTCGACCCTACCTACGCGCGAAACAACCTCACATACCTTTATACTAGACAAATACACTTTATAGGAGTCAAACTCTTTTAGTATCTGCGACTAAGTGCTCTGTCAGCTCGCCGGAAAGAAAGGTCGGCGATCACGACTTAAACCATGCGTCATGCGCCTAGCTTGGCTAAACCGTAGCCGCCCTCCTAAGTTGTTCATGTATCGCTGCAAAGGATCGCTACTATGCAACCGCAGGACTTGTGCAATGCAATAAAAACAGCTTCAAATGGAAGCTCTATCGTTGGGAACGCTAGTGTCCAGCAAGCCGCCACATCACTTCTTCGGGTAGCAGAATTGTTCTCGCAGTCAGGTGGCTTCAGCGTTCATAACGATCCTGTCAGCGGCGAAGAGTTTGTAATGAATGTTATGAACTCCGAAAAGCTGGTCGTGCGATATGCCGCGGACGACGGCTCCGGTGGGAGCTTGATCGTAGTTATATAGCTGGCATCAGATTGCTTGGTTGTAGCAGAGTGCAGGCCGAGTGATGGCGCTTTGCTTCGTAACGAGAGCGTCCTTGCCTAGTAGAGTTGTAACCGAGCGGGGTCGACAAAACCTCCCCTTCAGATCAACGTTCCGACCATCTTGTTACCTACCGGCTCGAATTTCTTGCCTTGAACCCGTTCATCGTCCCGTCATAATCCCGGAAGGTATCAACGACTTGAGCATGGGTAGGGGAGCACTGCGAACCCAAGGTCACTCCAGTTAAATCTAGTGGCTTGGAGAACAGCACAAAGCAGAGGCCGTACACATCCGCAGGCTAAACAGGAAGCGCGCCCACCCGAAGCCGACGCGACTATTCCTCAACTCATCTCATCACCCCAGAGGTCGGGCCTGCCCGACCTCTGAAGCGATAGTGTTACGCCGCCTTCGTCGCACCCTCGATCGCCTGGGCGATCGTTTTTTCGAGGATGTCGAAGCCTTCGTTGATGATCTTGTCCTCAGACGTCAAGGGCATCAGGAAGCGCAGCGTGTTGGCGTTGACACCGCAGGAGAGCAGGATGAGGCCGTTCTCGCCGGCCTTCGCGGTGATCGCCTTGGTGAGGTCCGCGTCGGGCGAGCCGTCGGCCTTGATGATGTCGCAGGCGACCATGGCGCCGAGGCCACGGATGTCACCAATACGATTGCCGGTGGTGTTGCGCTTCTTCATGTCGGCCAAGCGGTCCTTCATCAGCTTGCCGATGACATTGGCGCGCTCGACCAGCTTTTCCTCTTCCATGACATCGAGCACCGCATTGGCCGCAGCGCAGCCGATGGGCGAGCCGCCATAGGTGCCACCCAAACCGCCGGCGGACGGGGCGTCCATGATCTCGGCCTTGCCGATGACGCCGGAGAGCGGGAAGCCGCCGGCCAGCGATTTGGCGACCGTGATGAGGTCGGCTTCGATGCCGCTATGCTCATGGGCGAACATCTTGCCGGTGCGGCCGAAGCCGGTCTGGATCTCGTCGACGATCAGCATGATGCCGTGTTGCGTGCAGATCTCGCGCAGCTTTTTCATCAGCTCGAAGGGGACCGGGTTGAAACCGCCCTCGCCCTGCACCGGCTCGATGATGATGGCGGCGATGTTGTCCGGGCCGATATCGGCCTTGAACAGCGTCTCCAGGGTCTTCAGGGATTGCTGCACGCCGTCGGCCTGGGTGGGGTCGGGGAACGGCACGTGATAGACGTCGGTCGGGAACGGGCCGAAGCCCTTCTTATAGGGCAGGTACTTGCCGGTGAGCGCCATGCCCATCAGCGTGCGGCCGTGGAAGGCGCCGCTGAAGGCGATGATGCCGGCTCGCTTGGTGTGCGCGCGCGCAATCTTCACCGCGTTCTCGACCGCTTCGGCACCGGTGGTCAGAAAGATGGTCTTCTTCGGCGTCGACCCGGGGGCGAGCTTGTTGAGGCGCTCCGCGAGGCGGATATAGCTCTCATAGGGGTTCACCTGGAAGCAGGTGTGGCTGAACTTGTCGAGCTGGTCCTTCACCGCGGCGATGATCTTGGGGTGGCCATGGCCGGTGTTCATGACGGCGATGCCGCCCGCAAAGTCGATATGACGCTTGCCCTCGACATCGGTGATCTCGGCGTTCTTGGCCTTCTCGGCAAAGATCGCATAGGCATTGCCAACACCGCGCGGCACGGCCGCTTCGCGGCGCTTCTGCAGGTTCGCATTCGACGTCATCGCATATCCCTCTTCGTTCATGATGATGAAGGGCGGCCGATGCGTTTCCGGCCCCCTCGGAAAGTCGGGCGGGACTATAGCGGGTGGTGGGCCACGCTTAAACCCCACACCCCGCAGGGCTGGGCTGTGCCGGATTCATGCGCATACCCCCACTGGGATAGCGGGGCGGGATAGCGGGGCGGGATAGGGCCGCGTGAGACTCAGGAAAAGTTGGGCTGGAGGCGACGGTGTTAGCGGCGGCTCATCATGGAGCGCATGACATCGGTCATGTTCTGGGCGCCGCTGGTATCGCGGAGTTGCCGGTCGATGCGCTGGCGGGCAGCCTGGGCCTCGAACGCGTCGGCCAGGCGGTCGCGGGTCTCGGCGCTCACATTCCCCACCTGACGGCGGGCTTCGGCGATAAGCTGAGCGCGGGACTGGGCGCGAACGGGAATGGGCTGCAAGGCCGGCTGGCCGACCACCAATTCCGTTAACCATTTGCCGATGCTCATGACACCCTCCACCAGACGGTCATTTGACCTGTCGATGCTAGGGGTATCCCGTTAAGGAAGTCTAAAAGGCGCCGGCGTCGCGCCCGATCCGCCCTCAGGCGGCGCGGACGCGGTCGAGGCGCGGCTGGCCGGTCACCTCGAAATCATGGGCGACGAGGCCGCGGATCATCTGGTTGCCTTCCAGCATGGCGTCATATTCCTCGACCCCGCGACGAACGTTCCAGCAACGGCCGGAGATATAGCCCGTGACGCCATTCTTCAGGCGGATCGGCGTGGTGAGTTCGATGACATCGTCGAAAACGTAACGACTACGCATGGTGCAACCCAATCTCTCTCGCAAGTTGGCCGGATGAGCCCGGCTGAACGACTTGCCCAAATAGATATGTTTAGATTCCATAAATGGCGAGTGACGGCAATCACCAATCGCATCACATGCGAGTTATGCCTGTGATTTCTGCGCTTTCTGCCAAAGCGCGCGCGAGACGCCAGCTTGCGGCGCACGGTCAAAGTGCCGCAGGACTCGCCAGCCGGCCTCGGCCAATCGCGTGAGATCGATTCCCGATTGGATGCCCATGCCGTCGAGCATGAAGACGACATCTTCGGTAGCGACATTGCCTGTCGCCCCCTTGGCATAAGGGCAGCCGCCGAGGCCAGCGACCGAGGAATCGATGACCGATATACCCATCTGCATGGCGGCCAGCAGATTGGCCAGCGCCTGGCCGTAGGTGTCGTGGAAATGGGCGGCGAGCTGCGGAATCGGCACCGCTTCCGCCACCGCGCCGATCATGCGCTGGGTGGCAAGGGGGGTTCCGACACCAATCGTGTCGCCCAGCGAGATCTCATGGCAACCGATATCGATCAGGGACTTAGCGACGCGTGCCACGGCCTCTGGGGCGATCTCCCCCTCATAGGGGCAGCCCAGGACGCAGGAGACATAGCCCCGAACCGGAACACCTGCCGAACGGGCGCGGGAGAGGACGGGCTCGAAGCGCGCGATGCTGTCGTCGATCGAGCAGTTCGTGTTCTTCCTGGAAAAGCTCTCAGAAGCCGCAGCAAAGACCGCCACGTCGCGGGCACCGGCCGTCAGCGCCGCTTCCAACCCCTGCAGATTGGGAACGAGGACCGGATAGCGCTTCCTGGGGTCGCGCGTGAGGCCGGCAAGGACGGCAGCAGAATCCGCCATCTGCGGGACCCATTTCGGCGAGACGAAGGCCCCGGCCTCGATCTCCGACAAACCCGCTGCCGCCAGATCCTCGATGAGGCGGATCTTCACCGCCGTTGGGATGGGTGCCGCTTCATTCTGCAGGCCGTCGCGGGGGCCGACCTCGACGATGCGGACTGTGGCCGGCAGGTTCATGCGCCGGCCTCAATGCGGATGAGTTCCGCCCCCTCCACCACCTGATCCCCAGGCGCCACCAACACGGCGGCGATCTTGCCGGCGGAGCCGGCGACGAGATTGTGCTCCATCTTCATGGCTTCCAGCCGCAGCAAGATCTGGCCTGCCACGACCATATCGCCGATCGCGGCCTGGACCGAGACGATGCGACCGGGCATGGGGGCGCTGACGCTTCCGCCGTGCCCCCCCGCCTGGTCGCGCCGTTCCGGCGGGCGGCCAAAGGCACCCAGCGCCCGCACGCGCCAGCGCGTCGGCCCCACTTTGAGCCAGCGCGTGGCACCGTCGGCATGGAGATGGGCGTGATATTGCCGGTCACCCAGCTCGATCGTGAAGGAATCCGCCCGGCGTTCGACCAGGCGCAGCGGCAAGGCCTCATCCCGCCAGCTGACCAGCCAGTGATCGCCCTGGGCCAGCAGCGAGACCGCGTGGTCGACGCCGTCATACTCGAAATGCCAGACGAGCGGCGCCAGCCCACCCAGGCGCCAGTTGTCGGTAGCGGCCCAGGGCGAGGCGTCTGTTGCGCGCGCGGCCGCGAGGTCAAGTTGTTCGGCCAGAGCGAGGCACGCCCAGCCGGGGAAATCTGGGGCCGTATGGCGCAGCAAGGCTGGATGCGCCGCGATGAAGCCCGTGTCGATGTGGCCAGTGCCAAAATCAAGCTCGCCAGCCGCGCGGGTCAGCAGATTGAGGTTGCTGGCGATACCGGCGACATGGGAACGGCCGAGGGCGGCGCGCAGGCGCGCCAACGCGTCGTCGCGGTCGGCACCGCCGACGATCAGCTTGCCGATGAGGGAGTCGTAATGGACGGAGATCTCGTCGCCCTGCCCGAAACCGGAATCGAGCCGGATAAAAGGCCCTTCCGGTACGCTGAATTGCAGCAGCCGGCCCGTCTCCGGCCGGTAGTCGCGGGCCGGATCCTCGGCACAGATGCGCGCCTCGAAGGCGTGGCCACAAAGTGCGATCTCATCCTGCAATTTCGGCAGTCGCTCACCGGCAGCGACGCAAAGCTGCCATTCGACGAGATCGAGGCCGGTTACCATCTCGGTCACCGGATGCTCGACCTGGAGGCGGGTATTCATCTCCATGAAGTAGAAATTGTCGAGATTGTCGCCCTCGGCGATGAACTCGACCGTGCCGGCGCTGACATAGTCGATGGCCCTTGCGGCAGCAATCGCCGCATCGGTCATGCGTTTCCGCATGGCCTCGGTCATGCCAGGGGCCGGCGCTTCCTCGATCACCTTTTGATGGCGCCGCTGCAGCGAACAGTCGCGCTCGAAGAGGTGCACGACATTGCCATGCCCATCGGCAAAGACCTGTACTTCGATATGGCGCGGCCGGGTGAGATATTTCTCGATCAGGACCGTGCTGTCGCCAAAGGCCGATTGCGCCTCGCGCTGCGCCGATTCCAGGCTTTCCGCAAAGTCGGCATCCTTGTCGACCTTGCGCATGCCGCGTCCACCACCACCCATCACGGCCTTGATGAGGATTGGATAGCCGATCTTGTCGGCTTGCCTTTGCAAGGTCGCCGCATCCTGCGCCTTGCCTTCATAGCCGGGGACCACGGGCACACCCGCCTTGCGCATCAGCACCTTGGCCGCATCCTTGGCGCCCATCGCCTCGATCGATTTCGCCGGCGGGCCGATGAAGACAAGCCCGGCCTCCGTCACCGCCTTTGCAAAGGCCGCGTTCTCCGAAAGGAATCCGTAGCCCGGATGGATCGCCTGGGCGCCCGCCGATTTCGCGGCGGCAATGATGCGCTCGCCCTTCAGATAGCTCTCGCGCGCCGGCGCGGGGCCGATATGAATCGCCTCATCGGCCAGCTGCGTGTGGCGGGCATGCCGGTCGGCATCGGAATAGATGGCAACCGTCTTCACCCCCATCGCGCGCGCAGTCCGGATGACGCGGCAGGCGATCTCACCCCGATTGGCGATGAGGATCTTGGTGAACATCGGTTAGGCCCCACCAGACAGCAACAAAGACCCCTCACCCCGCCCCTCTTCCCACTGCGTGGGGCGAGGGAGTTCCGATCGAGCGTCGCAAAAAGCCCCTCGCCCCGCTTGCGGGGAGAGGGGTTGGGGTGAGGGGTGTGTCGACGCATTCATCGCCGCCTATTCCTTGCGCCAGGCAGGTGTGCGCTTTTCCAGGAACGCCGTGAGGCCTTCCTTGCCTTCGGCACTGGCGCGACGGGCGGCGATGCGGTCGGCCGTACCAGCGATGACGTCCGGTCCCAAGGGCTTCGATGCCACGAACTGCACCAGCTCCTTTGCCGCCGCCATCGCTTCAGGGGCGTTGTCGAGCAGCTGCCGGGTCAGCGCATTCACCGCCTCATCGAGCTTCTCCGGTGCCACGATTTCGGCAAGGAGGCCGAGGCGCTCGGCCTCGGCCGCATCGAATTTCCGGCCGGAGAGGAAGAGGCGCTTGGCTGCGTGCGGGCCGATGGCGCGGATGATATGCGGGCTGATTACCGCCGGAATGAGGCCGAGCTTCACCTCCGACAGCACGAAATCAGCCTGCGGCACGGCAATGGCGAAGTCACAGGCCGCGACAATGCCGATGCCGCCGCCATAGGCCGGGCCGTTGACCGCGACAACCGTCGGCAGGGGCAGAAAAGCGATCTTCTCGAAAAGGCCCGCAAGGCGCTTGGCGTCGGCGATGTTGCTGGCAGCGTCATATTCCGCCATGCGCCGCATCCAATTGATGTCGGCACCGGCGCAGAAGGACTCCCCACGGGCGCGAATCTCCAGCACCCGGGCCGACTTATCCACTGCCACCTTATCAAGCGCCGCATGAAAGGCATCGATCATGGCGATATCGAGCGCGTTGTGCCGATCCGGCCGGTTGATGGTGATGCGGGCGACACGGCCGGCAATTTCAAGTTCGATATCGGTCATGATCTTTTTCTTTCACATACGGAAGAGGCCGAAGCGGGTTTCACCGATCGGCTGCTGCAACGCGGCCTCGAGGCTGAGGCCCAATACGCGGCGGGTATCGGCGGGCGCGATGATGCCGTCATCCCACAGCCTTGCCGAGGCGTAATAGGGGTGGCCCTGACGTTCATATTGATCGCGGATCGGCTGCTTGAATTTCTCCTCCTCCTCAGGCGGCCAGGCGTCGCCCTTGGCCTCGATATTGTCGCGCTTCACTTGCGCCAGCACCGAGGCCGCCTGTTCACCGCCCATCACCGAGATGCGGGCATTGGGCCACATATAGAGGAAGCGTGGCCCGAAAGCGCGCCCGCACATGCCGTAATTCCCGGCGCCAAAGGATCCGCCGATGATGACGGTAAGCTTGGGCACGGCGACGGTGGAGACGGCCGTCACCAGCTTGGCGCCGTCCTTGGCGATGCCGCCGGCTTCGTATTTCTTTCCCACCATGAAGCCCGTGATGTTCTGCAGGAACACGAGCGGGATCTTGCGCTGGCCGCATAGCTCGACGAAATGCGCCCCCTTGAGGGCCGATTCCGAAAACAGAATGCCGTTATTGGCGATGATGCCGATCTGATGGCCATAGAGGTGCGCAAAACCGCAGACCAGCGTTTCGCCGTAATGCTGCTTGAATTCGTCGAAGGCCGACGCATCGACAATGCGGGCGATGATGTCGCGGACATCATAGGGCTTGCGGGTATCGACCGGGACGATGGCGCCAAGCTCGGCTGGGTCATAAAGTGGTTCACGCGAGGCGATGCTTGGCGCGAGCGGTGCGCCGGCCCCGCGCCCCAAGCGCGCCACCATATCGCGGCACCGCTGCAAGGCATCCCAATCATTCTCGGCCAGATGATCGACGACGCCGGACCGGCGGGCATGGAGATCGCCACCGCCCAGATCCTCGGCACTCACCACCTCACCCGTCGCCGCCTTCACCAGCGGTGGGCCGCCGAGAAAGATGGTACCCTGGTTCTTGACGATGATGCTTTCGTCCGACATGGCCGGCACGTAAGCGCCGCCCGCCGTGCAGGACCCCATGACGACGGCGATCTGTGGGATACCGGCTGCCGACATGTTCGCCTGGTTGAAGAAGATGCGGCCGAAGTGATCGCGATCGGGAAAGACCTGATCCTGGTTGGGCAGGTTGGCGCCGCCGGAATCAACGAGATAGATGCAAGGCAAGCCGTTCTCCGCCGCGATCTCCTGGGCGCGCAGGTGCTTCTTGACGGTCAGCGGATAGTAGGTGCCCCCCTTCACCGTGGCATCGTTGCAGACGATGACGGCGAGCCGTCCGGCGATGCGGCCGATGCCGGTGAGCAAGCCTGCCGCCGGCACATGATCGTCATAGACGCCATACGCCGCGAGACTCGATAGCTCCAGAAAGGGGGTACCCGGATCAAGCAGAAGCTGGATGCGTTCGCGCGGCAGCAGCTTGCCCCGCGCGGTATGCCGCGCGCGCGCTTCACGTCCACCGCCTTCGCCAATCTCCGCCAGCAGGCGCTGCAAGGCGGCGACCTGCTCCGCCATGGCGGCAGCGTTGGCCCGGCATTCCGTAGATTGAAGATTGAGCGCCGATTTCAAAACCGGCATGACGAATGGGCCATGAAGTTTCCCTGTGGCGGGAGAGAATTAGCTTTGTTGAAGTCGATCATCCCGGCTTCGCAATCGCTTGGGTAGTCTTTTCTGAAAGACATTAGGCTTTGCAAAAACATGGCGAGGCGAGACGGGTGATCGCTCAAATCTGTCCTGGGTGAGCGACAAGACGCAGCTTTATTGCAGGGCACCAGCGCGAATGAGCCCGGCATCCAGTACTGGACTCGACCGGCCCGCCGCTTCGCTGCGACGCAGCATAAACAGCGCGGATAGGCGACCATCCACCGGCCTGGCGCGAAGCAATAACGGCCTCCACTATCGTAAAGAGTTGTTAATCAACGCCTCCCTAGTATGAGGTCCCGTTGCCGTGCCCGGGTGTGGGCGCGCAGCCAATCGTGGCGATCAATTCGGATCATGATGGGCGAAGGCAGAGCGAGAAGAGACGAGAGAGGTGTGGCTTACGGCACTTCGACTGCGGCACCGCGGTCGACAAGCCAACCCGCGCGCGCCGGCAGCGCATTGTCGACTCTGTGGGGATCGCAGTCGCGCAGCGTCGCGCGCCGCTGGGTTGCCTGCGCCCTGTTCGGGCTGATGGCATTGGCCAGCATCGCCACGATCTTCGTCGCGGGATCACCCGCCATCGAAGGCGCTCTTTATGTTCTGATCGTGGTCCTGGCCGTCACCGGCATCGCCGTGGTTCTGCGCATGGGCAAGGCCAGCGACGCGACCATCGCTGCCCAGCGGCAGCTGGTCGATGCCGGCTTCGAGACGGCCGACGCCATCGTTATCCTGCGCAACCATGACGGCCATATGCTGCAGGCCAATGCCGTGGCCGAGCGCGTTTCGGGCTTCACCAGCCGCGAACTGATGGAACAGACCGTGTGGCAAAGCCGCTTCCCCGCCGACGATTGGGAAGCCGAGCAAATGGTCGAACTGCAAGCACTGCGCAGCGACCGGCCAGTCTTTCGCGAAAGCGCCTGGATATCGAAATCGGGCGAGCGGCGGGTCATTCGCTGGTCGAACGTCGCCCTGCGCCACGGCACCGGCACGCAACCGGCATTGCTGAAGATCGGCCTCGACATCACCGAATTGCGCCGCCATGAGATGTCGCTGCTGCGCAACGAGACGTATCTGCGTCTGGCGCATCGCCTCGCCAAGCTATGCCATTGGCATTGGCAGTCGGACAATCCGCTGCGGCCAATGGATCCAGGTCATCGTACCGGCCGCTTCATCTATTCCGAGGAGGCGCAGGACATCTTCGGCTATCCGGCCGACGAATTGCCCGGCTATGGCGACGATTTTGCCGCCATGATCATCCACCCCGATGACCGCACCGACGTGTTCGCCAAGTACAAGGCGTTCCGCACGCGTGCCAGCAGCTCTTATTCGATCGAGTACCGCGCGATCCACCGGGATGGGCATATCCTTTATATCCGCGAAAATGCCGAGTGGATTCTGGATGACGATGAAAATGTCATCCAAATCGTAGGCACTTTCCAGGACGTGACCGAGCTGCGCGCATCGGAACGCCAGCTGAAACGCGCGCAAACCGATTTGCGACGCTCGCTGCGCATGTCGGGCCTGTGCCATTGGTCGTGGCAACTGTCGCTGGACAGCGTCGACGGGTTGCCGGGCATCTATCAATCCTCGGGTGATACCGCCGATCTGCTGGGTCTGGCACCCGAGGATGTGGCGCTCAACGACTACGATTGGCATCAGCGGATCGTGCATCCCGAAGACGCCAAGTCGAGCTGGGACCGTTACGAATCCTTCCTGCGCGGACCAGAGACCAGTTTAATCCAGGATTACCGCATCCTGTCGCGCTATCGCGGCATCCGCTATGTGCGGTCATTCTGCGAGAAGACGATCGATGCGCAGGGCCGCGTCGTCGAGGTGGCCGGCGCGCTGCAGGATGTCACCGAACAGCGCCAGCGCGAGGCTGAACTGATCAGGGCGAAGAATGCCGCTGAGATCGCCAACCGTTCGAAGACCGAGTTCCTGGCCAATATGAGCCACGAGTTGCGGACACCGCTCAATGCGGTGATCGGCTTCTCGCAGGTCATCCGCGATCGCCATTTCGGCGATGCTCCCGACCGCTACTCGGCTTATGCCGACGACATCCACAAAAGCGGTCAGTTGCTGCTGAAGCTGATCAGCGACGTCCTCGACATGTCGAAATTGGAAGCGGGCAAGGTCGATCTGTTCGAAGAGATGGTCGACATACCCACCATCGCCGCGGATTGCCTGCGCATGCTGCAGGCCCGTGCGGACGAAGGCAATGTGCGGATCGAGCAGAACTGGGAGCGTGATCTGCCGGCACTGTTTGCCGATGCACGCGCCGTGGCGCAGGTGCTGCTCAACGTTCTGACCAAC containing:
- a CDS encoding PAS domain-containing sensor histidine kinase; the encoded protein is MAYGTSTAAPRSTSQPARAGSALSTLWGSQSRSVARRWVACALFGLMALASIATIFVAGSPAIEGALYVLIVVLAVTGIAVVLRMGKASDATIAAQRQLVDAGFETADAIVILRNHDGHMLQANAVAERVSGFTSRELMEQTVWQSRFPADDWEAEQMVELQALRSDRPVFRESAWISKSGERRVIRWSNVALRHGTGTQPALLKIGLDITELRRHEMSLLRNETYLRLAHRLAKLCHWHWQSDNPLRPMDPGHRTGRFIYSEEAQDIFGYPADELPGYGDDFAAMIIHPDDRTDVFAKYKAFRTRASSSYSIEYRAIHRDGHILYIRENAEWILDDDENVIQIVGTFQDVTELRASERQLKRAQTDLRRSLRMSGLCHWSWQLSLDSVDGLPGIYQSSGDTADLLGLAPEDVALNDYDWHQRIVHPEDAKSSWDRYESFLRGPETSLIQDYRILSRYRGIRYVRSFCEKTIDAQGRVVEVAGALQDVTEQRQREAELIRAKNAAEIANRSKTEFLANMSHELRTPLNAVIGFSQVIRDRHFGDAPDRYSAYADDIHKSGQLLLKLISDVLDMSKLEAGKVDLFEEMVDIPTIAADCLRMLQARADEGNVRIEQNWERDLPALFADARAVAQVLLNVLTNAVKFSPPERSIYLTGRLGDGGDYVIVIRDTGIGMSAEAMQNLFSAFHQADATISRRFGGTGLGLAITKRLMELHGGSIDLSSEPGQGTRVVLRFPQARVRMRD